A stretch of the Uranotaenia lowii strain MFRU-FL chromosome 3, ASM2978415v1, whole genome shotgun sequence genome encodes the following:
- the LOC129755535 gene encoding probable deoxyhypusine synthase, with amino-acid sequence MDNTAEPSLAKEAVLQESCRLPEGTPQVKGYDWNSGRDYEALFQSYLHSGFQATNLGLAIKEVQKMIDCRALQIPEDKLDSYEEDEFIKRKSNCTIFLGYTSNMVSSGVRETIRFLVQHKLVDCIVTTAGGVEEDLIKCLAPTFVGSFELEGKRLREQGINRIGNLLVPNENYCKFENWVIPILDEMLEEQKSKGSLWTPSKVIQRLGERINDESSIYYWAAKNRIPVFSPALTDGSLGDMMYFHSFRNPGLVLDIISDLRRLNTMAVKAVNSGVIIVGGGVIKHHICNANLMRNGADFSVFINTASEFDGSDSGARPDEAVSWGKIKKDATPVKVYAEASLVFPILVGETFVKNHFKK; translated from the exons ATGGATAACACCGCTGAACCTTCCTTGGCCAAGGAAGCCGTGCTTCAGGAAAGTTGCCGCCTGCCCGAAGGTACCCCGCAAGTGAAAGGCTATGATTGGAATTCGGGCAGAGATTACGAGGCCTTGTTTCAGTCCTATCTTCACTCCGGATTTCAGGCCACAAATCTGGGATTGGCCATTAAAGAGGTCCAGAAAATG ataGACTGTCGGGCACTTCAAATCCCAGAGGACAAACTAGACAGCTATGAAGAGGACGAATTCATCAAACGAAAATCGAACTGTACCATCTTTCTGGGCTACACGTCCAACATGGTCTCCTCCGGAGTTCGCGAAACGATTCGCTTCCTGGTCCAGCACAAGTTGGTAGATTGCATTGTAACAACGGCCGGAGGCGTAGAAGAGGACCTAATCAAATGCCTCGCCCCTACTTTTGTCGGTTCCTTTGAACTGGAAGGCAAGCGTTTGAGGGAACAAGGTATCAATCGGATTGGAAATTTACTTGTGCCCAATGaaaattattgcaaatttgaaaattgggtAATTCCGATATTGGATGAAATGTTAGAGGAACAAAAAAGTAAAGGATCATTGTGGACTCCATCTAAGGTCATTCAAAGGCTCGGCGAGCGGATTAACGATGAATCTTCGATTTACTATTGGGCCGCCAAGAATCGGATACCGGTTTTCAGTCCTGCCCTTACCGATGGTAGTTTGGGAGATATGATGTACTTCCACTCGTTCCGGAACCCGGGCTTGGTTTTAGACATCATATCCGATTTGAGGAGATTGAATACGATGGCAGTGAAGGCCGTGAACTCTGGAGTTATAATAGTTGGGGGTGGAGTCATCAAGCATCATATCTGCAATGCCAATCTGATGAGAAATGGAGCAGATTTTTCGGTGTTCATCAACACTGCCTCCGAATTCGATGGTAGCGATAGTGGCGCCAGGCCGGACGAAGCCGTTTCCTGGGGTAAAATTAAGAAAGACGCTACACCGGTTAAAGTCTACGCAGAAGCTAGTCTTGTGTTTCCTATCCTGGTGGGAGAAACCTTtgttaaaaaccattttaaaaaataa
- the LOC129756907 gene encoding trafficking protein particle complex subunit 2-like protein isoform X3 yields MCACISIIGKDNSPLYIATANVDKEIELQYQVHASLDVIEEKCAASQKQSADGRELYLGLLNSTEIYKIYGYVTNTKVKFVIVIDSSNTSFRENEIRSMFRNLHTQYTDAVCNPFYIPGEPLTSSIFDKNVRSIINTN; encoded by the coding sequence ATGTGCGCCTGCATATCGATTATCGGGAAGGACAACTCGCCGCTCTACATCGCCACGGCCAATGTGGACAAAGAGATCGAACTGCAGTATCAGGTGCACGCTTCCCTGGATGTGATTGAGGAAAAGTGCGCAGCCAGTCAGAAGCAGAGCGCCGACGGGCGTGAACTTTATCTCGGGCTGTTGAATTCGACCGAAATTTACAAGATCTACGGTTACGTCACCAATACTAAGGTGAAATTCGTGATCGTGATCGATTCCAGTAATACGTCCTTCCGGGAGAATGAAATCCGTAGCATGTTTAGGAATTTGCACACTCAATATACCGATGCGGTATGCAATCCGTTTTACATTCCGGGAGAACCGTTAACTTCCAGCATTTTCGACAAAAATGTTAGGAGCATTATCAATACGAACTAA